One window of Drosophila busckii strain San Diego stock center, stock number 13000-0081.31 chromosome 3L, ASM1175060v1, whole genome shotgun sequence genomic DNA carries:
- the LOC108597952 gene encoding calphotin, with protein sequence MRRTVCLLLCLAACCNGGPLAGHQKKHRPALAREDSVTQEMQQESLTAPAEVPTNSATTAAAAPLGTLTLPSNATSIRADITDNFSCANKSYGYYADVENDCQIFHVCLPVTYADGKENTFRWSFICPEETIFSQESFTCMRREDMTIECEDSYRYYELNGNFGAPIEEDKDSNMKPAAAAAPASASDNEETAAMPTADSEEQDMAEPVVTAAPVKVQKPKPKPNRRKPAVTYNKPQRRVPAVVTAAPIIEAVEEVAPAVEVAPIVHPVKLLKPQRFGLRPNKEKPQIVKPTAMPQRNELFNAIRKRPAVYSTTAKPQQEVEPAVTEAIVQAPLELSEPQPTLKLQTLFVDDTSAVEKNEEPAAQASEPVEAIVSLETEKPADTEVKQQQAETIETEVQPIEAIEEMPAVILESLDQQPQEIASPVEQQSVQPAEAETIIAEPAIIEPSSSHEEALNTIEEMEAAKPADAPESLPATPEMTQPNPIVEQMLDTNIETQESLGGFKPVDPVMAAEAEQLINDFLNTLRKHEEEKSETDLANAAMNMAETIEQQPQEQAQNAVSIEEAKLPEPEIIDTNASVEEQSMEAEPQQQLKGDSPIINIMQLNHLPQDYQIPVQVVSMPEPEREPSVATEIVKQTETEAESKPEEVPVQEDDAAQQNLAAAAYMPPISIDDIVELVKERLDQTPKNEELKPMELVLTPGEPMTLIDSTAETKLPEKDVEAELETAAVVEAGPAQEDVIVPIYKRVTDAEPVMSQVQTAPVTANKVEEPAEQVGETKSKSLMDARKRRFLFRADAS encoded by the exons ATGAGGAGAACTGTGTGCTTACTACTCTGCTTAGCCGCCTGCTGCAACGGCGGACCACTTGCTGGCCACCAG AAGAAGCATAGACCTGCCTTGGCACGCGAGGATAGCGTGACGCAGGAAATGCAACAGGAATCGTTAACAGCGCCAGCGGAAGTGCCAACGAACAGCGCAACAACTGCGGCTGCGGCTCCTTTAGGCACACTGACGTTACCAAGCAATGCGACATCGATCAGAGCTGACATAACGGATAATTTCTCGTGCGCCAACAAGTCGTATGGCTACTATGCTGATGTGGAGAACGATTGCCAGATCTTCCATGTCTGTCTGCCCGTGACCTATGCCGATGGCAAAGAGAACACCTTCCGTTGGAGTTTCATCTGCCCCGAGGAAACCATTTTCAGCCAG GAATCCTTCACTTGCATGCGTCGTGAGGACATGACTATTGAGTGTGAGGATAGCTATCGTTATTATGAGCTGAATGGTAACTTTGGCGCGCCCATAGAGGAGGATAAAGATAGCAACATGAaaccagctgcagctgcggctcCTGCTTCCGCTTCTGATAATGAAGAGACTGCTGCAATGCCAACTGCTGACAGTGAGGAACAGGACATGGCCGAGCCTGTAGTCACTGCTGCGCCTGTAAAGGTGCAAAAACCCAAGCCTAAGCCAAATCGCCGCAAGCCCGCTGTTACCTATAATAAGCCGCAACGAAGGGTGCCAGCTGTTGTTACCGCTGCTCCTATTATTGAGGCCGTTGAAGAAGTTGCGCCTGCTGTGGAGGTGGCACCCATTGTGCATCCAGTCAAGCTACTGAAGCCACAACGCTTTGGCCTGCGACCCAACAAAGAGAAGCCACAGATTGTTAAGCCCACGGCCATGCCCCAGCGTAATGAACTCTTTAATGCCATACGCAAGCGTCCAGCTGTCTACAGCACCACGGCCAAGCCACAGCAAGAAGTGGAGCCCGCAGTGACTGAAGCCATTGTACAGGCGCCACTTGAACTAAGTGAGCCACAGCCCACGTTGAAGTTGCAAACCTTATTTGTGGATGACACGTCCGCAGTTGAAAAGAATGAAGAGCCAGCGGCTCAGGCTTCCGAACCAGTAGAAGCTATAGTGTCATTGGAAACTGAAAAACCAGCAGACACTGAggttaagcagcagcaagcagagaCAATTGAAACGGAAGTGCAGCCCATCGAAGCTATTGAAGAAATGCCAGCTGTAATCCTTGAGAGCTTAGATCAACAGCCACAAGAGATTGCATCGCCAGTGGAGCAGCAGAGTGTCCAGCCAGCTGAAGCAGAAACTATAATCGCTGAGCCTGCCATCATTGAACCCTCCAGTTCTCATGAAGAAGCGCTCAATACCATAGAGGAGATGGAAGCAGCCAAACCAGCAGATGCACCCGAAAGTCTGCCAGCCACGCCTGAGATGACCCAGCCCAATCCAATTGTAGAGCAGATGTTGGATACGAATATTGAAACGCAAGAATCGCTGGGCGGCTTTAAGCCTGTAGATCCCGTCATGGCTGCCGAGGCAGAGCAGCTGATAAACGATTTTCTAAACACGCTGCGCAAGCACGAGGAGGAGAAATCCGAGACTGATTTGGCCAATGCTGCCATGAACATGGCCGAGACCATAGAACAACAGCCACAGGAGCAGGCACAGAATGCCGTGTCCATTGAGGAAGCCAAGCTGCCAGAGCCTGAAATCATAGACACCAATGCTTCAGTGGAGGAGCAATCGATGGAGGCTgagccccagcagcagctaaaaggcGACTCACCCATTATAAACATTATGCAGTTGAATCATTTGCCACAGGACTACCAGATACCCGTGCAAGTAGTCAGCATGCCGGAACCAGAGCGCGAGCCATCGGTAGCTACagaaattgttaagcaaactgAGACTGAAGCTGAGTCCAAGCCTGAGGAAGTGCCTGTACAAGAGGATGATGCTGCACAACAGAAtctcgccgctgctgcttatatGCCGCCCATTAGCATAGACGATATCGTAGAACTGGTCAAGGAGCGTTTGGATCAAACGCCCAAAAATGAAGAGCTTAAGCCCATGGAGCTAGTGCTCACACCAGGAGAGCCCATGACTTTAATTGACAGCACTGCGGAGACCAAGCTGCCAGAAAAAGATGTAGAAGCGGAGCTAGAGACAGCTGCTGTCGTGGAAGCTGGACCAGCTCAAGAGGATGTCATAGTGCCCATTTATAAGCGCGTTACCGATGCCGAGCCTGTCATGTCTCAAGTGCAAACAGCACCTGTCACCGCCAACAAAGTGGAGGAGCCAGCGGAGCAAGTGGGTGAAACCAAGTCCAAGTCACTCATGGATGCGCGCAAGCGCCGCTTTCTCTTTCGCGCCGATGCCAGCTAG
- the LOC108598874 gene encoding uncharacterized protein LOC108598874, with product MASNASSDLDFQVTVEDLPITFKVKYIGSEVARGLWGIKYTRRPVDIMVGEAKKLPPNKVLPNCELTVSTSGVQLEIISPKASINHWSYPIDTISYGVQDLVFTRVFAMIVVKDESSAHPFEVHAFVCDSRTMARKLTFALSAAFQDYSRVVKEAGNDVLDSGKSSDTITPTRQKFAIDLRTPEEIMAGEMEQETEA from the exons atgGCCAGCAATGCAAGCAGCGATTTGGACTTCCAAGTAACAGTGGAGGATTTGCCCATTACCTTCAAG GTTAAATATATTGGCTCAGAAGTCGCACGCGGACTTTGGGGCATTAAGTACACACGCCGACCTGTGGATATCATGGTAGGCGAGGCCAAAAAATTGCCACCCAACAAAGTGCTGCCCAACTGCGAACTTACAGTCTCCACCAGCGGCGTTCAACTGGAAATCATTTCACCCAAGGCCAGCATCAACCACTGGAGCTATCCTATTGATACAATATCGTACGGCGTTCAAGACTTGGTGTTCACGCGCGTCTTTGCCATGATTGTGGTTAAGGACGAGTCGAGTGCGCATCCCTTTGAGGTGCATGCCTTCGTCTGCGACAGTCGCACAATGGCTAGAAAGCTCACCTTTGCACTATCTGCTGCCTTTCAGGACTATTCGCGCGTGGTCAAGGAAGCGGGCAACGATGTGCTAGATTCTGGAAAGTCTAGTGATACCATAACGCCCACAAGGCAAAAGTTCGCAATTGATCTGCGCACACCCGAGGAGATCATGGCAGGTGAAATGGAGCAGGAAACAGAGGCGtag
- the LOC108597953 gene encoding uncharacterized protein LOC108597953, which translates to MDKLWFNVQFDEFYSRSFVRDHIIVSYSLQDAETLSYNMTIKTHFPGKLLMHVFVRKLDDLPGGANNFELFKMKNMDFCKSLEALRNVSMEHYQNESILPSTFLVSCPIIAGFYYVKDAHFDVSLMPLRIKKGRYLVNIELIQVYEEVTKLVNCKIKVAMRQTVQGRPPKELKTTAPTTEQSEQADSQLEYDFEESE; encoded by the exons ATGGACAAACTATGG tTCAATGTGCAATTCGATGAGTTCTACTCGCGTTCCTTTGTGCGCGATCACATCATAGTCAGCTATAGCTTGCAGGATGCGGAAACTCTGAGCTACAACATGACCATCAAGACGCACTTTCCGGGAAAACTTCTCATGCATGTATTTGTGCGTAAATTGGATGATTTGCCGGGCGGGGCCAACAATTTTGAGctgtttaaaatgaaaaatatggACTTTTGCAAATCACTCGAAGCGCTGCGCAATGTCTCAATGGAGCACTACCAAAACGAGTCCATCTTACCAAGCACATTTCTAGTCTCCTGTCCCATCATTGCGGGCTTCTATTATGTGAAAGACGCACACTTTGATGTTAGTCTAATGCCATTGCGCATTAAGAAGGGCAGATATCTGGTTAATATTGAGCTAATACAGGTGTACGAGGAGGTTACTAAGCTGGTGAATTGTAAAATCAAAGTAGCGATGCGGCAGACTGTGCAGGGCAGGCCGCCTAAGGAGCTGAAGACGACAGCGCCGACCACAGAGCAAAGCGAGCAGGCAGATAGCCAACTTGAATATGATTTTGAAGAGTCAGAATAA
- the LOC108599340 gene encoding uncharacterized protein LOC108599340, which yields MKFFLLSVLLCLLVVALVSAVPVDESQLGDNIYDQFDDVHNPHDPQAIFKLKKLKKLILLG from the exons ATGAAGTTTTTCCTTTTG TCCGTGCTCCTTTGCTTGCTGGTTGTGGCTCTGGTGTCTGCTGTGCCCGTGGACGAATCGCAGCTAGGCGACAATATCTACGATCAATTCGATGATGTGCACAATCCCCACGACCCTCAGGCCATCTTCAAGCTGAAGAAACTCAAGAAACTGATTCTGCTGGGCTAA
- the LOC108599363 gene encoding uncharacterized protein LOC108599363, with translation MKFLLMTVFVCLAVCFMVSHAVPVEESIPEGIEGYGNEPVHPADDQSFLLKIKLLKKLFLLG, from the exons atgaaattctTGCTAATG ACCGTTTTCGTCTGCCTGGCAGTTTGCTTCATGGTCAGCCACGCCGTGCCTGTGGAGGAGTCTATCCCCGAGGGCATCGAAGGCTATGGCAACGAGCCTGTCCACCCCGCTGACGATCAGTCCTTCCTGCTCAAGATCAAGCTGCTCAAGAAACTTTTCCTGCTGGGCTAG
- the LOC108598623 gene encoding ubiquitin thioesterase OTU1, giving the protein MLKIKTKKGQFIVSGLDENITLAELRTRIAQTTDIQESQLHVLVGYPPRPLDLSGDQQQRSLHAAGVNSGDTLIVEEKMAPAPTPTPAPADDYEDDEALARRLQAEEDAAEIPDEVIHSGMSNGIAPAPAEPSGPCGDFNGILLKKVVPADNSCLFTSIRFVLNGKVDNEGSEMMRHIIAQEVSADPQQYNDAMLGKSNADYCAWIQKADSWGGAIEVSILSNYYGIEIDVVDIQNAIINRFGEDKNFGLRVFLLFDGIHYDPLYMETAQSTSPATIFPVEELGVYQQAEQLANEAKSSRQFTNVDKFNLRCMQCDLLLVGQAQAQQHAKATGHSNFGEI; this is encoded by the coding sequence atgttaaaaattaaaacgaaaaaagGTCAATTCATTGTCAGCGGTCTCGATGAGAACATAACATTGGCAGAGCTGCGGACGCGAATCGCGCAGACGACGGACATACAGGAGTCGCAGCTTCATGTGCTGGTGGGCTATCCACCACGTCCACTAGACCTAAGTGGGgaccaacagcagcgcagtttGCATGCAGCGGGCGTCAACAGCGGTGATACTTTAATAGTGGAAGAGAAAATGGCGCCAGCGCCGACGCCCACGCCAGCACCTGCTGACGACTATGAGGATGACGAAGCACTGGCGCGTCGTTTGCAAGCCGAGGAGGATGCTGCTGAAATACCAGACGAAGTGATTCACAGTGGTATGAGCAATGGCATTGCGCCAGCTCCCGCGGAGCCAAGTGGACCTTGTGGCGACTTTAATGGCATACTTTTGAAGAAGGTGGTGCCAGCGGATAATTCGTGCCTTTTTACTAGCATACGCTTTGTGTTGAACGGTAAGGTGGATAACGAGGGCAGTGAAATGATGCGTCACATCATTGCCCAGGAAGTGTCCGCCGATCCGCAACAATATAATGACGCCATGCTAGGCAAATCCAACGCCGACTATTGTGCCTGGATCCAGAAGGCCGACTCGTGGGGTGGCGCTATCGAGGTATCAATACTATCCAACTATTACGGCATTGAAATCGATGTTGTGGATATACAGAACGCCATTATCAATCGCTTTGGCGAGGACAAAAACTTTGGCCTACGTGTCTTCCTGCTCTTCGATGGTATACACTACGATCCGCTGTATATGGAAACAGCACAGAGCACTTCTCCAGCTACCATCTTCCCCGTAGAGGAACTTGGAGTTTATCAGCAAGCAGAGCAGCTGGCCAATGAGGCCAAATCCTCACGTCAGTTCACCAACGTGGACAAGTTCAATTTACGCTGCATGCAGTGCGACCTGCTGCTTGTGGGCCAAGCTCAGGCCCAACAGCACGCCAAGGCCACGGGTCATTCCAATTTTGGGGAGATTTAA
- the LOC108598624 gene encoding protein Asterix: MNMTVDPRRKEKINRYKAAKNPGQNEDMMPDYMNILGMIFSMCGLMMKLKWCAWFALYCSCISFASKRASDDAKQVLSSFMLSVSAVVMSYLQNPAAMTPPWAS, from the exons atgaatatgaCGGTGGATCCACGACGCAAAGAGAAAATTAATCGCTACAAGGCAGCTAAAAATCCAGGACAAAATGAAGACATGATGCCGGATTACATGAATATACTCGGCATGATATTCTCCATGTGTGGACTAATGATGAAG CTTAAATGGTGCGCTTGGTTTGCTCTCTACTGTTCCTGCATTAGCTTTGCCAGTAAACGTGCAAGTGATGATGCCAAACAG GTGCTCTCCTCCTTTATGTTGAGTGTTAGCGCTGTGGTCATGTCGTATCTGCAGAATCCCGCCGCAATGACACCGCCTTGGGCTtcatag